A stretch of DNA from Rhodospirillaceae bacterium:
AAAAAGCCTTAATTAGCTGAATTCATTTTGACGTGGATTCTGTCTAAGGTGCAGCAATGATTCTCGCGCAGATTTCTGATACCCATATTATGGCGTCTGATAATCCGGATGATCGGCGTGCAGGAAGAATCGAAGCCCTTCGGCGGTGTGTGGCGGATATCAACGGGTTGGACACACGGCCCGATGTCGTCATTCACACCGGAGACATGACCCAAGACGGTAAGCCAAGCGAATTTGTCGCGGCGCGAGACGTGCTGGCAGACCTGGAAATGCCGTACTACCCGACCCCAGGCAACCGCGATGGCAGCCTGCCCATGGTCGAGGCCTTCAAAGGCTTGTCCGAAAAAGCAGATTTCATGCTCTATGCGGTGGAGGAGGGGGCGGTTCGCCTCATCGCCATGGATAGTCTGTCGAACACCGGCAATAAGGGTGATTTTACGCCGGAACAGTTGGCAGCACTTGATGCCCTTTTGGCCACAGCCCCAGACCAGCCAACAGCGATTTTCATGCATCACCCGCCGTTCGATGTGACGACGGCAATCGATCCGTTTCAGTACTACCGCCGCGAAGCCGCCACGGAATTCGAAGCCGTGGTCGCCCGCCATCCGCAACTGATTCGCCTGTTCTGCGGCCACAGCCACCGGGATTACCGCGCAGATGTTGGCACGATGCTGGCAAGCACCATGCCGTCGGTCGCCATCGAACTCCGTCAAGGAACCTACCCTGACGATAAATCGAACGATCCGGTCTATCATCTTCATCGCTATACAAATGGGATGGGGTTTGAAACCGAAACGCGCTGGGTTCCCGCCGCTGCCTCAAATTAACCCTTTTTAACGGTTATCCTGTTATAATATTGGAATGGATTGATAACGGAGACGTTTGACGCCTATGCCCATAAAATCGTTTGCTCAGCTCATTTTGATAAGCGCAGCCCTATTCCAGGGACTGTCGGGCGTCGCTGTTGCGGATTACAAAGGTGCGATCAAAGCGGCGCAGAAAGGCGATTATATTAGCGCCCTGCGTGAGTTTAAGGAACTTTCCAAACAGGGCCACGCGGCGTCTCAATACAGCATCGCTGTCATGTATCACTTCGGGCGGGGTCAGCAACGCGATTTTTCCGAAGCTCTAAAATGGTACAACTTGGCGGTTAAAACTGATTATGCCCCTGCGCTCAACAACTTGGCGACCATGTACCGATTTGGCCAAGGGGTAAAAATTGACTACGAACGCGCCTTTGAATTGTATAGAAAAGCGGCTCCCGAGCATTCGCTTGCAAAGTATAATTTGGGCGATATGTACGCCAAAGGCCAAGGGGTTGAAAAAAACCTACGCCAATCGGCGATTTGGTACTATAAATCCGCGAAAGAAAACTATGTAAAAGCCCAATACAAGCTCGCAACTCTGTATGAAGAGGGAACCGGGTGCCCTCTGGACCTTTCGCGTGCTAAAGCCTGGTTCGAAGTTGCGGCAAAGAAGGGCCACAAAAGAGCAAAGGCCGCGCTTAAGCGCATAGAAAGAAACAAATAGTTTCTTAAGTCATTGATATAAAACACTAAAAAATTCATCTAGGTGTGATGGCCGTCACAGATTTTTGACGACATCCCTGTTACTATATGAGCATTGGATAGGTCCGTTTGGGCCGAGTCCTTTTTGTGTTCCCTGAATTTCTTAGGGGTCGCAAAAAGGAAAATGGAGAGAGAAAATGGCGGATACAGAATTTATACCTGGCATGGGAACTATTGAAGACGGCGGTGTCGTCGTTGAAGAGGGCCCGGCGACGATTGAGCCGATCACAGCGGGCAGTACACAGTCCATTGGCACCGTCGAAAGCTCCA
This window harbors:
- a CDS encoding phosphodiesterase, yielding MILAQISDTHIMASDNPDDRRAGRIEALRRCVADINGLDTRPDVVIHTGDMTQDGKPSEFVAARDVLADLEMPYYPTPGNRDGSLPMVEAFKGLSEKADFMLYAVEEGAVRLIAMDSLSNTGNKGDFTPEQLAALDALLATAPDQPTAIFMHHPPFDVTTAIDPFQYYRREAATEFEAVVARHPQLIRLFCGHSHRDYRADVGTMLASTMPSVAIELRQGTYPDDKSNDPVYHLHRYTNGMGFETETRWVPAAASN
- a CDS encoding sel1 repeat family protein; protein product: MPIKSFAQLILISAALFQGLSGVAVADYKGAIKAAQKGDYISALREFKELSKQGHAASQYSIAVMYHFGRGQQRDFSEALKWYNLAVKTDYAPALNNLATMYRFGQGVKIDYERAFELYRKAAPEHSLAKYNLGDMYAKGQGVEKNLRQSAIWYYKSAKENYVKAQYKLATLYEEGTGCPLDLSRAKAWFEVAAKKGHKRAKAALKRIERNK